In a single window of the Penaeus monodon isolate SGIC_2016 chromosome 3, NSTDA_Pmon_1, whole genome shotgun sequence genome:
- the LOC119590189 gene encoding LOW QUALITY PROTEIN: zinc finger protein 347-like (The sequence of the model RefSeq protein was modified relative to this genomic sequence to represent the inferred CDS: inserted 2 bases in 1 codon), whose protein sequence is MENVVGNKKQKSGVDRMLRXGEDERKCDECHSLDNGSCLKCPAESASIGWRDDRMNCTSLESKDIEKRYTCGECSSSFKRWSLLQAHKRKHNDGPPFSCCDCGQQFESKDEWVDHREVGCGSANIHSFPHTNHNVLLNGKGQRSRKGKSFKCARCTKSFKTLGSKNDHERNVHNPVRCYSCSECGKSFYKKYNLSIHKETHRDDRSHVCKMCGKKFKTTQGVRMHMESHSNERPFMCEICGKVFKTRAVLESHTAIHTGETKYSCSVCGKAYRYRASLFIHMRTHSGYRPYSCSECDASFMVKSHLTEHMRSHTGEHPFVCKFCSASFTRAISLKKHLKSHVKAGCNVNIDAAMYHAKVQAFVKPRKPYASLTEPNTSPAIPKLTHIIQDNVLLNAKERIELFVDQPSDEKELTVIKVSCLDETGLCAFDIVQTSSDYDLLCKSDESDLIDQQTSHNRKEKTLYMKKIQVVSSSVEGRMGKEVRAITSPTAANAQNTVSGEGIVESALPPYLTQEGSVQSRKLEEETDWLDSQGVIVDAVLELSVSNNDKESNDHYNLTETEHQKVIVTEVIASENSKISTQIERSNNYNERKEDAAVNSTVVSKSGHIDESFESMEHQEVLLQKCSYCDKVYMCKVFAESDEVCQDCEHLKVTENSKSAAHLQSCDILDDRPFRNKLVSRDSDPYHCDTCRASFTFRSDLRKHVKQHSSRYPHSCKKCGESFQQEIFLSKHHCGTPVTDVNVISNGHSPATVDRSSEHKCNKCKKIFPKKFILKVHYRKHTGVKPFKCKICPKIFISATHRKVHMRCHTGELPYECSDCGKCFRKKSDLAGHYKTCENQEKQRNCNLQGFRISVKEEPIGEDIEETSEGIREKGAFIEGIKMEDPSGDCSLKQELVEGEEIVHTSHTRSLKCRYCGRAFKFHSVLQAHERSHTGEKPFSCLVCNKAFSKKSNMEVHMRIHTGERPFLCDYCGKYFAYKYSLEAHKRLHTQERPFVCSICGKSFRHEASRHVHMKRHFGDRAFKCDLCPKAFVAKVDLEGHRRTHTGEKPFQCEQCNRSFKFRHHLTEHLRYHTGEKPYKCYYCDMTFARAGTRKTHMKKHTSIIK, encoded by the exons atggaaaacgtGGTTGGTAACAAAAAGCAGAAGAGTGGGGTTGATAGGATGCtgag aggggaagatgagagaaagtgTGATGAGTGCCATTCTCTTGATAATGGAAGTTGTCTAAAATGTCCTGCAGAGTCGGCATCAATAGGCTGGAGAGACGATCGCATGAATTGCACGTCTCTTGAATCGAAGGATATTGAGAAGAGGTACACGTGTGGAGAGTGCAGCTCCTCTTTTAAAAGGTGGAGTTTATTGCAGGCTCACAAGAGGAAGCACAATGATGGTCCACCTTTTTCTTGCTGTGATTGCGGACAGCAGTTTGAAAGCAAGGATGAGTGGGTGGATCACAGGGAGGTAGGATGTGGTTCAGCCAACATCCACTCATTCCCACACACCAATCACAACGTTTTGCTCAATGGAAAAGGACAAAGATCTCGCAAGGGAAAGAGTTTCAAGTGTGCCCGTTGTACCAAATCTTTCAAGACTTTGGGCTCGAAGAATGATCATGAACGTAACGTACATAATCCTGTGCGTTGTTACAGCTGCAGTGAGTGTGGAAAATCGTTCTATAAAAAGTACAACCTCAGCATTCACAAGGAAACACACCGTGATGATCGATCTCATGTGTGCAAAATGTGTGGCAAGAAATTCAAGACTACTCAGGGGGTAAGAATGCACATGGAAAGTCATTCGAACGAAAGGCCTTTCATGTGCGAAATCTGTGGTAAAGTTTTCAAGACTCGTGCCGTCCTGGAGAGTCACACAGCCATCCACACTGGTGAGACAAAGTACAGCTGTAGTGTCTGTGGGAAAGCCTACCGCTATCGTGCATCACTGTTCATTCACATGCGCACACATTCAGGATATAGACCCTACAGTTGCTCTGAATGTGATGCATCCTTCATGGTGAAGAGTCATCTTACAGAACACATGAGGAGCCACACTGGGGAACATCCttttgtgtgtaaattttgtTCTGCATCTTTTACAAGGGCTATTAGTCTCAAGAAGCATCTAAAATCACATGTAAAGGCAGGGTGCAATGTGAATATAGATGCTGCAATGTACCACGCAAAGGTGCAGGCATTTGTAAAGCCTCGAAAGCCATATGCATCCCTCACTGAGCCAAATACCTCTCCTGCAATACCTAAACTGACTCACATCATCCAAGATAATGTATTATTGAATGCTAAAGAGAGAATTGAGCTTTTTGTGGACCAGCCATCAGATGAGAAAGAGCTTACTGTTATTAAAGTTTCATGCTTAGACGAGACAGGACTATGTGCCTTTGATATTGTACAGACTTCTTCAGATTATGATCTGTTATGTAAATCAGATGAGAGTGATTTAATTGATCAGCAGACCAGTcacaacagaaaagagaaaacactGTACATGAAAAAGATTCAAGTTGTTTCTAGTTCTGTGGAGGGCAGAATGGGCAAGGAAGTCAGAGCAATAACATCACCGACTGCTGCAAATGCCCAGAATACTGTCAGTGGGGAAGGAATTGTAGAGTCTGCCCTTCCTCCTTACTTGACACAAGAGGGTAGTGTCCAGAGTAGAAAGCTAGAGGAGGAGACAGATTGGTTAGATTCTCAGGGTGTCATTGTGGATGCAGTACTTGAACTGAGtgtcagtaacaatgataaagaaagtaatgatcattataaccTAACAGAAACAGAACATCAGAAAGTCATTGTGACAGAAGTAATTGCTAGTGAAAACTCAAAAATTTCGACCCAGATAGAACGatccaataattataatgaaaggaaagaggatgCTGCTGTAAACAGTACTGTTGTTAGTAAATCAGGCCACATAGATGAATCATTTGAGAGTATGGAACATCAAgaagtattattacaaaaatgctCTTACTGTGACAAAGTTTATATGTGTAAAGTGTTTGCCGAGAGTGATGAAGTCTGTCAAGACTGTGAACATTTAAAGGTGACAGAGAATAGCAAATCTGCAGCCCATTTACAAAGTTGTGATATTCTAGATGATAGACCTTTTAGAAATAAGTTAGTAAGCAGAGATAGTGATCCTTATCATTGTGACACATGTAGGGCTTCATTCACCTTTAGAAGTGACCTGAGGAAGCATGTAAAGCAGCATTCAAGTAGATACCCACATTCATGCAAAAAGTGTGGTGAGTCCTTTCAACAAGAAATATTCTTATCAAAGCATCACTGTGGTACACCTGTTACAGATGTCAATGTAATTTCAAATGGACATTCACCAGCAACTGTAGACAGGTCTTCAGAGCATAAGtgtaataaatgcaaaaaaatatttccaaagaaATTCATTTTAAAGGTGCATTATAGAAAGCATACAGGTGTAAAACCTTTTAAGTGTAAAATCTGTCCAAAGATATTCATTTCAGCTACCCATCGCAAGGTACACATGAGATGCCACACAGGGGAACTTCCATATGAATGCAGCGATTGTGGCAAATGCTTTAGAAAGAAGTCGGACCTTGCAGGCCACTATAAAACATGTGAGAACCAAGAAAAGCAGAGGAACTGTAACCTCCAAGGGTTTAGGATATCCGTTAAAGAAGAACCCATTGGAGAGGACATAGAAGAGACATCAGAGGGAATTAGAGAGAAAGGGGCTTTCATAGAAGGAATAAAAATGGAGGATCCAAGTGGTGATTGTAGCCTCAAACAAGAATtagtggaaggggaggaaatcGTTCATACTTCACATACTCGGTCACTGAAATGTAGGTATTGTGGGCGTGCCTTCAAATTCCATAGTGTACTCCAAGCCCACGAACGAAGTCATACAGGAGAGAAACCATTTTCCTGTTTGGTCTGCAATAAAGCCTTTTCCAAGAAGAGTAACATGGAAGTCCACATGAGAATTCATACTGGTGAGCGCCCATTTCTTTGTGATTATTGCGGTAAGTACTTTGCTTACAAGTACAGCCTGGAAGCACATAAGCGCTTACACACCCAAGAAAGACCCTTTGTCTGCAGCATTTGCGGGAAAAGTTTCCGACACGAAGCAAGTAGGCATGTGCATATGAAGAGACATTTTGGAGATCGGGCATTCAAGTGTGACCTCTGTCCCAAGGCTTTTGTGGCAAAGGTCGATCTGGAAGGTCATCGAAGAACCCACACTGGAGAGAAGCCTTTTCAGTGTGAGCAGTGTAATCGTTCTTTCAAATTCAGACACCATTTGACAGAGCATCTCAGGTACCATACTGGAGAGAAGCCATACAAATGCTATTACTGTGACATGACCTTTGCCCGTGCAGGGACTCGAAAGACACACATGAAAAAGCACACAAGTATCATAAAGTGA